In the genome of Phlebotomus papatasi isolate M1 chromosome 2, Ppap_2.1, whole genome shotgun sequence, one region contains:
- the LOC129803677 gene encoding mucin-5AC: protein MEGSRQESTMNIRLVTASLCLAVLLNASATHAAIYTPGGAVYVNPEQEIQASPSQQTINYVTQTVYGFLDFTTTIGNTVMLFSPQSSSPAVVSSSVQEVTPTQVVEVEPTKVEVKSTKIEVKPTKVEEKKPISVVTKEIKSPPSSIVNVVTAVEQPERPSVVSVVNVVQPVTVATSSHVVSTKVDVIVHKETALPSSEPTEIPESTSEKTEEIEGKPDGLIIESSIVEINSNVNSDIPIQIPNNIAEPEYDFLSRQPAEYVEETYRVHNLRGNKPHIKTRPTEAQRRDSLHPTGLVTKLGGTVVKDGVTTIHETSVIGTYISGKYAQVLQSSSQIFHNPNKPKLAPSPSLKILKTAAPAIPKAHRHTVEATPSLDSYEDSYTTASGRLSKRPVGIPPTSPADFKSRFRNRKYNQEPQDYAEEVTPATEKVTTKKYRSNQKYNRPSSEVNTVSVFPETSSVPAFRRNKASRHEFKPTSTVSQNEAYTRRGFKPKPHPTSVDNEQASTSLYKFKLNRTPGRWQYKTTPKPRVNIRKSTDEPKETATETANLEGRSDDGDLDGQPSLTGDILQDDGRNGIEKPLPVETLKVEISTPSDFADVYYEIATIKSPYTFQVGPVKKTRFITVTSTFEKTLEPETTTTELTGPLTENILATTSHLDSEHNLLDSTIATLPPLYMTDEGETPSLETLTETFSTTHELLKTHILPIVYNENSTESHTLIQTYHVTRLVTATKTLPPMESYHFVPSKTFNEFNSRLDEAGSELHLELEFGDNNEEDEDDETARQELPAELDLSKVGTDLDLLGLDRVPAIVPKSKPKVTKTSVEATTPKSTEIQPEIQQLLRLLNPAAANLPQVITSSKPIVKLETVYDSHVIPIFNGVSTIFSTLTRPIGTVTKTDYEYETTTIQPSLPIPPVPMNPLFPQQPQFQITSAPIVTNTIVTVTDSKVLKLTFGAKTAYTTLFSTHVTPTLVTTYVTTSVPVAANPAAFPGYFPAPYAPFPYVG, encoded by the exons TGTCTTCAAGTGTTCAGGAGGTGACGCCAACTCAAGTGGTTGAGGTTGAGCCAACAAAAGTAGAAGTTAAATCCACAAAAATCGAGGTGAAACCTACGAAAGTGGAAGAGAAGAAGCCTATTTCTGTAGTGACTAAGGAAATCAAATCCCCGCCGTCGTCAATTGTGAATGTAGTGACTGCAGTAGAGCAGCCCGAGAGGCCATCAGTAGTGAGTGTGGTGAATGTGGTTCAGCCCGTGACAGTGGCTACGTCCTCCCATGTAGTCTCAACAAAAGTCGATGTTATTGTGCACAAAGAAACAGCACTGCCTAGCTCTGAGCCCACAGAAATTCCTGAGAGCACTTCTGAGAAGACTGAGGAGATTGAAGGGAAACCCGATGGCTTGATCATTGAATCGAGCATCGTTGAGATCAATTCAAATGTCAACTCAGACATTCCCATACAGATTCCCAATAATATTGCTGAGCCAGAGTATGATTTCCTGTCCAGGCAACCGGCGGAGTATGTTGAAGAAACCTACAGGGTGCACAATTTGAGAGGGAACAAGCCTCATATTAAAACCAGGCCGACGGAAGCTCAAAGAAGGGACAGTTTGCATCCCACAGGATTGGTTACGAAGCTAGGAGGGACTGTAGTTAAGGACGGAGTAACAACAATTCACGAAACCAGTGTTATTGGGACTTATATCTCGGGAAAATATGCTCAGGTTCTGCAGAGTTCATCACAAATCTTCCACAATCCCAATAAACCCAAGCTAGCTCCTTCTCCTtccttgaaaattctcaagacaGCCGCTCCGGCTATTCCCAAGGCTCACAGGCATACCGTCGAAGCTACTCCGAGCCTGGACAGCTACGAAGATAGCTACACAACAGCTTCCGGACGCCTAAGCAAACGCCCAGTTGGTATCCCGCCAACAAGCCCTGCTGATTTCAAGAGTCGCTTCCGGAATCGCAAATACAACCAAGAGCCCCAAGATTATGCTGAAGAAGTCACTCCAGCTACGGAGAAGGttaccacgaagaagtacagaAGCAATCAGAAGTACAACAGACCTTCATCTGAAGTCAATACAGTTTCCGTCTTTCCGGAAACGAGCTCAGTCCCCGCTTTTAGGCGCAACAAAGCTTCTAGGCATGAATTTAAGCCAACATCCACAGTCAGCCAGAATGAAGCATACACCCGCCGAGGTTTCAAACCCAAACCTCATCCGACGAGTGTGGACAATGAACAGGCTTCCACGAGTCTCTACAAATTCAAACTCAATCGAACTCCTGGAAGGTGGCAATATAAAACCACTCCGAAACCTCGAGTAAATATTCGCAAATCCACGGATGAACCCAAAGAAACCGCCACGGAAACAGCCAATCTCGAGGGAAGGTCAGACGATGGGGATCTCGATGGACAGCCTTCTTTGACCGGAGACATTCTGCAGGATGACGGACGAAATGGAATTGAGAAACCCCTGCCCGTGGAGACGCTGAAAGTTGAAATCTCAACGCCATCGGACTTTGCGGATGTCTACTACGAAATTGCCACTATCAAATCACCCTACACGTTCCAGGTGGGACCAGTGAAGAAAACTCGCTTCATTACAGTCACCTCCACCTTCGAGAAGACTCTAGAACCTGAGACAACCACCACAGAACTCACAG GACCCTTGACGGAGAACATTCTAGCTACGACATCCCATTTAGACAGTGAACACAATCTCCTAGACTCCACAATAGCCACCCTCCCGCCCCTTTATATGACAGATGAGGGTGAAACTCCATCCCTCGAGACCCTTACTGAGACTTTCAGTACTACCCATGAGCTTCTGAAAACCCACATTCTGCCCATTGTTTACAATGAGAACAGTACCGAGAGCCACACGCTGATCCAGACCTACCATGTTACGCGCCTTGTCACCGCCACGAAGACCCTACCTCCCATGGAGAGCTACCACTTCGTACCTAGCAAGACCTTCAATGAGTTCAACAGTCGCCTGGATGAGGCTGGATCGGAATTGCATCTGGAACTGGAATTTGGGGACAACAACGAAGAAGATGAAGACGATGAGACGGCACGTCAGGAGCTTCCAGCTGAATTGGACTTGTCCAAGGTGGGTACTGACCTGGATCTACTGGGACTGGATCGTGTTCCAGCTATTGTGCCAAAATCCAAGCCGAAAGTCACTAAGACATCCGTTGAGGCCACAACGCCCAAATCTACGGAAATTCAGCCAGAAATCCAGCAATTGCTGCGACTTCTCAATCCAGCAGCAGCAAATCTACCCCAAGTGATTACATCTTCTAAGCCAATCGTTAAACTAGAGACAGTTTACGATTCCCATGTCATTCCCATCTTCAATGGCGTCTCCACAATCTTCAGCACACTGACAAGGCCAATTGGGACAGTAACAAAGACAGATTATGAATATGAGACAACGACAATCCAACCATCTCTTCCTATTCCTCCTGTTCCCATGAATCCTCTCTTCCCTCAACAGCCACAATTCCAGATCACATCTGCTCCCATCGTAACAAATACCATAGTCACTGTTACAGATAGTAAAGTCCTGAAGTTGACATTCGGTGCCAAAACAGCCTATACGACGCTGTTCTCAACTCACGTAACCCCGACTCTGGTCACAACCTACGTCACCACTTCCGTTCCTGTTGCGGCCAATCCAGCCGCTTTCCCAGGCTACTTCCCTGCCCCCTACGCTCCCTTCCCCTACGTCGGATAG